The Deltaproteobacteria bacterium genome has a window encoding:
- a CDS encoding serine protease encodes MFQKALQIARQFTWPVIVSQRRESGKLSSQMATHTILNEHGWTLTAYHVVKAMENLSAEVKLSSGRRGSNRAARRRHDVGRVTDWASWWGEDNWTLTDIHYDEEADLAVGRLYPFDPKRVAGYPVFKKPDANFVPGVQLCKLGFPFFGVVPRFDPATRSFSMPAGTLPVPLFPVEGMFIRTQVVRFENGRKIPFVETSSPGLPGQSGGPTFDEEGRVWAMQSRTTHYPLDFGNSHLVENFNTGVGLHAKTILECLEKWGIAFQAE; translated from the coding sequence ATGTTCCAGAAGGCACTACAGATAGCTAGACAGTTTACTTGGCCAGTGATCGTTTCACAGAGGCGAGAGAGTGGAAAATTGTCGAGCCAGATGGCGACCCACACAATCCTCAATGAGCATGGATGGACCTTGACGGCGTACCATGTGGTGAAAGCGATGGAGAATCTGAGCGCGGAAGTGAAGCTCAGCAGTGGGAGACGAGGGTCGAATAGGGCTGCGCGTCGAAGGCATGATGTTGGTCGAGTCACTGATTGGGCTTCTTGGTGGGGTGAAGACAATTGGACGTTGACAGACATCCACTACGACGAGGAGGCCGACTTAGCAGTGGGACGCCTTTATCCGTTCGATCCGAAACGTGTGGCGGGCTATCCGGTCTTCAAGAAGCCCGATGCAAATTTTGTTCCAGGCGTACAACTTTGCAAACTCGGCTTCCCCTTCTTTGGTGTAGTTCCCCGGTTTGATCCAGCAACGAGGTCTTTCTCGATGCCAGCGGGAACTCTGCCGGTTCCCTTGTTTCCGGTTGAAGGGATGTTCATCCGTACCCAAGTTGTGCGGTTCGAGAATGGCCGAAAGATCCCGTTCGTTGAGACATCCTCTCCCGGCCTACCAGGGCAAAGCGGTGGCCCCACCTTCGACGAAGAAGGACGAGTGTGGGCGATGCAGTCTCGGACTACACACTACCCTCTTGATTTCGGAAATTCCCACCTGGTTGAAAATTTCAACACGGGAGTTGGTCTTCACGCCAAGACTATA